Proteins encoded in a region of the Zea mays cultivar B73 chromosome 2, Zm-B73-REFERENCE-NAM-5.0, whole genome shotgun sequence genome:
- the LOC100278193 gene encoding uncharacterized protein LOC100278193 (The RefSeq protein has 1 substitution compared to this genomic sequence), whose translation MADKADWCDANVRHFIDVCKGEIDAGNRPMGMFTKTGWKNLRTKHEEKTGQKLTKKQLKNKLDNMKKEYTWFMEFKNYATGLGWDEAKQTVDCSKEWWDEHLARCNNPGKGIKCNHVRFRKQGPKHLDDLHIPLQGANYVDRGQHYMKHISFVLMWTIYFVVLMWTIW comes from the exons ATGGCTGATAAGGCAGATTGGTGTGATGCCAATGTGAGGCATTTCATTGATGTATGCAAAGGAGAGATAGATGCTGGGAATCGGCCGATGGGAATGTTCACCAAAACTGGTTGGAAAAATCTTAGAACTAAGCATGAAGAAAAAACAGGCCAGAAGCTAACCAAAAAACAATTAAAGAATAAGTTGGACAATATGAAAAAGGAATATACATGGTTCATGGAGTTCAAGAATTATGCCACTGGGCTTGGATGGGATGAGGCAAAGCAAACAATTGACTGTTCTAAGGAATGGTGGGATGAACACCTTGCT AGATGTAATAATCCTGGAAAAGGTATTAAATGCAACCATGTGAGGTTCAGAAAACAAGGACCCAAGCACCTTGATGATCTACATATACCGCTTCAGGGAGCTAATTATGTTGATAGAGGACAACATTATATGAAGCATATATCTTTTGTATTAATGTGGACCATATACTTCGTTGTATTAATGTGGACCATATGGTAG